A region of Ictidomys tridecemlineatus isolate mIctTri1 chromosome 4, mIctTri1.hap1, whole genome shotgun sequence DNA encodes the following proteins:
- the Rassf7 gene encoding ras association domain-containing protein 7 isoform X1, protein MFFGLAAMELKVWVDGIQRVVCGVSEQTTCQEVVIALAQAIGQTGRFVLVQRLREKERQLLPQECPVGAQATCGQFASDVQFVLRRTGPSLAERPSSDSCPPPERCPVRASLPPKPRTTPGREPHKALTFGPGCPRLAPRPSSPEPAVPVAPTSGCFTDLQGLELRVQRNAEELGHEAFWEQELRREQAREREGQARLQALSAATAEHAAQLQALDAQARALEVELRLAAEAPGPPLATASATERLRQDLAIQERQSVEVQGSLALVSRALEAAEHALQAQAQELEELNRELRQCNLQQFIQQTGAALPLPPDRGPSGTQNLLCPAREEHLQGATQGPVLVPSLSPEGMSIPHSGRMGPPLVSASSAIILPQLSP, encoded by the exons ATGTTCTTCGGGCTAGCAGCCATGGAACTGAAGGTGTGGGTGGATGGCATCCAGAGGGTGGTCTGTGGGGTCTCAGAACAGACCACCTGCCAGGAAGTGGTCATCGCACTAGCCCAAGCAATTG gCCAGACAGGCCGCTTTGTGCTTGTGCAGCGGCTTAGGGAGAAGGAACGGCAGCTGCTGCCACAGGAGTGTCCAGTGGGTGCCCAGGCCACCTGTGGACAATTTGCCAGCGATGTCCAGTTTGTTCTGAGGAGGACAGGGCCCAGCCTGGCTGAGAGGCCCTCCTCAGACAGCTGTCCACCCCCAGAGCGATGCCCAGTTCGTGCCAGCCTCCCCCCAAAGCCACGGACAACACCAGGTCGTGAACCCCACAAAGCACTAACCTTTGGCCCGGGGTGTCCCAGACTGGCCCCTCGTCCTTCGTCCCCTGAGCCTGCAGTCCCTGTAGCACCCACATCAGGCTGCTTCACAGACCTTCAGGGCCTGGAGCTCAGGGTGCAGAGGAATGCTGAAGAGCTGGGCCATGAAGCCTTCTGGGAGCAGGAGCTGCGGAGGGAACAAGCCCGGGAACGAGAGGGCCAGGCTCGCCTTCAGGCACTGAGTGCAGCCACTGCTGAGCATGCTGCCCAGCTACAGGCTCTGGATGCTCAGGCCCGTGCCCTGGAGGTTGAGCTGCGGTTGGCTGCAGAGGCCCCTGGGCCCCCATTGGCCACAGCATCTGCAACTGAACGCCTGCGCCAGGACCTGGCCATTCAGGAACGGCAGAGTGTGGAGGTGCAGGGCAGCCTGGCCCTGGTGAGCCGCGCTTTGGAGGCTGCGGAGCATGCTCTGCAG gcccaggcccaggagctGGAGGAGCTGAACCGGGAGCTCCGGCAGTGTAACCTGCAGCAGTTCATCCAGCAGACGGGGGCTGCACTGCCACTACCCCCAGATAGAGGTCCCTCTGGCACACAG AATCTTCTGTGTCCAGCCAGAGAGGAGCACCTCCAGGGAGCAACCCAGGGCCCTGTCCTAGTGCCCAGCCTGAGTCCTGAGGGTATGTCTATTCCCCACTCTGGCAGGATGGGCCCTCCCCTGGTCTCGGCCTCCTCAGCCATTATCCTCCCACAGTTGTCCCCATGA
- the Rassf7 gene encoding ras association domain-containing protein 7 isoform X3: MFFGLAAMELKVWVDGIQRVVCGVSEQTTCQEVVIALAQAIGQTGRFVLVQRLREKERQLLPQECPVGAQATCGQFASDVQFVLRRTGPSLAERPSSDSCPPPERCPVRASLPPKPRTTPGREPHKALTFGPGCPRLAPRPSSPEPAVPVAPTSGCFTDLQGLELRVQRNAEELGHEAFWEQELRREQAREREGQARLQALSAATAEHAAQLQALDAQARALEVELRLAAEAPGPPLATASATERLRQDLAIQERQSVEVQGSLALVSRALEAAEHALQNLLCPAREEHLQGATQGPVLVPSLSPEGMSIPHSGRMGPPLVSASSAIILPQLSP; the protein is encoded by the exons ATGTTCTTCGGGCTAGCAGCCATGGAACTGAAGGTGTGGGTGGATGGCATCCAGAGGGTGGTCTGTGGGGTCTCAGAACAGACCACCTGCCAGGAAGTGGTCATCGCACTAGCCCAAGCAATTG gCCAGACAGGCCGCTTTGTGCTTGTGCAGCGGCTTAGGGAGAAGGAACGGCAGCTGCTGCCACAGGAGTGTCCAGTGGGTGCCCAGGCCACCTGTGGACAATTTGCCAGCGATGTCCAGTTTGTTCTGAGGAGGACAGGGCCCAGCCTGGCTGAGAGGCCCTCCTCAGACAGCTGTCCACCCCCAGAGCGATGCCCAGTTCGTGCCAGCCTCCCCCCAAAGCCACGGACAACACCAGGTCGTGAACCCCACAAAGCACTAACCTTTGGCCCGGGGTGTCCCAGACTGGCCCCTCGTCCTTCGTCCCCTGAGCCTGCAGTCCCTGTAGCACCCACATCAGGCTGCTTCACAGACCTTCAGGGCCTGGAGCTCAGGGTGCAGAGGAATGCTGAAGAGCTGGGCCATGAAGCCTTCTGGGAGCAGGAGCTGCGGAGGGAACAAGCCCGGGAACGAGAGGGCCAGGCTCGCCTTCAGGCACTGAGTGCAGCCACTGCTGAGCATGCTGCCCAGCTACAGGCTCTGGATGCTCAGGCCCGTGCCCTGGAGGTTGAGCTGCGGTTGGCTGCAGAGGCCCCTGGGCCCCCATTGGCCACAGCATCTGCAACTGAACGCCTGCGCCAGGACCTGGCCATTCAGGAACGGCAGAGTGTGGAGGTGCAGGGCAGCCTGGCCCTGGTGAGCCGCGCTTTGGAGGCTGCGGAGCATGCTCTGCAG AATCTTCTGTGTCCAGCCAGAGAGGAGCACCTCCAGGGAGCAACCCAGGGCCCTGTCCTAGTGCCCAGCCTGAGTCCTGAGGGTATGTCTATTCCCCACTCTGGCAGGATGGGCCCTCCCCTGGTCTCGGCCTCCTCAGCCATTATCCTCCCACAGTTGTCCCCATGA
- the Rassf7 gene encoding ras association domain-containing protein 7 isoform X2 gives MFFGLAAMELKVWVDGIQRVVCGVSEQTTCQEVVIALAQAIGQTGRFVLVQRLREKERQLLPQECPVGAQATCGQFASDVQFVLRRTGPSLAERPSSDSCPPPERCPVRASLPPKPRTTPGREPHKALTFGPGCPRLAPRPSSPEPAVPVAPTSGCFTDLQGLELRVQRNAEELGHEAFWEQELRREQAREREGQARLQALSAATAEHAAQLQALDAQARALEVELRLAAEAPGPPLATASATERLRQDLAIQERQSVEVQGSLALVSRALEAAEHALQAQAQELEELNRELRQCNLQQFIQQTGAALPLPPDRGPSGTQNLLCPAREEHLQGATQGPVLVPSLSPEVVPMRQSSWRKQPLSQSGAC, from the exons ATGTTCTTCGGGCTAGCAGCCATGGAACTGAAGGTGTGGGTGGATGGCATCCAGAGGGTGGTCTGTGGGGTCTCAGAACAGACCACCTGCCAGGAAGTGGTCATCGCACTAGCCCAAGCAATTG gCCAGACAGGCCGCTTTGTGCTTGTGCAGCGGCTTAGGGAGAAGGAACGGCAGCTGCTGCCACAGGAGTGTCCAGTGGGTGCCCAGGCCACCTGTGGACAATTTGCCAGCGATGTCCAGTTTGTTCTGAGGAGGACAGGGCCCAGCCTGGCTGAGAGGCCCTCCTCAGACAGCTGTCCACCCCCAGAGCGATGCCCAGTTCGTGCCAGCCTCCCCCCAAAGCCACGGACAACACCAGGTCGTGAACCCCACAAAGCACTAACCTTTGGCCCGGGGTGTCCCAGACTGGCCCCTCGTCCTTCGTCCCCTGAGCCTGCAGTCCCTGTAGCACCCACATCAGGCTGCTTCACAGACCTTCAGGGCCTGGAGCTCAGGGTGCAGAGGAATGCTGAAGAGCTGGGCCATGAAGCCTTCTGGGAGCAGGAGCTGCGGAGGGAACAAGCCCGGGAACGAGAGGGCCAGGCTCGCCTTCAGGCACTGAGTGCAGCCACTGCTGAGCATGCTGCCCAGCTACAGGCTCTGGATGCTCAGGCCCGTGCCCTGGAGGTTGAGCTGCGGTTGGCTGCAGAGGCCCCTGGGCCCCCATTGGCCACAGCATCTGCAACTGAACGCCTGCGCCAGGACCTGGCCATTCAGGAACGGCAGAGTGTGGAGGTGCAGGGCAGCCTGGCCCTGGTGAGCCGCGCTTTGGAGGCTGCGGAGCATGCTCTGCAG gcccaggcccaggagctGGAGGAGCTGAACCGGGAGCTCCGGCAGTGTAACCTGCAGCAGTTCATCCAGCAGACGGGGGCTGCACTGCCACTACCCCCAGATAGAGGTCCCTCTGGCACACAG AATCTTCTGTGTCCAGCCAGAGAGGAGCACCTCCAGGGAGCAACCCAGGGCCCTGTCCTAGTGCCCAGCCTGAGTCCTGAGG TTGTCCCCATGAGACAGAGTTCCTGGAGGAAACAGCCCCTGTCCCAGAGTGGTGCCTGCTGA
- the Rassf7 gene encoding ras association domain-containing protein 7 isoform X4 — MFFGLAAMELKVWVDGIQRVVCGVSEQTTCQEVVIALAQAIGQTGRFVLVQRLREKERQLLPQECPVGAQATCGQFASDVQFVLRRTGPSLAERPSSDSCPPPERCPVRASLPPKPRTTPGREPHKALTFGPGCPRLAPRPSSPEPAVPVAPTSGCFTDLQGLELRVQRNAEELGHEAFWEQELRREQAREREGQARLQALSAATAEHAAQLQALDAQARALEVELRLAAEAPGPPLATASATERLRQDLAIQERQSVEVQGSLALVSRALEAAEHALQNLLCPAREEHLQGATQGPVLVPSLSPEVVPMRQSSWRKQPLSQSGAC; from the exons ATGTTCTTCGGGCTAGCAGCCATGGAACTGAAGGTGTGGGTGGATGGCATCCAGAGGGTGGTCTGTGGGGTCTCAGAACAGACCACCTGCCAGGAAGTGGTCATCGCACTAGCCCAAGCAATTG gCCAGACAGGCCGCTTTGTGCTTGTGCAGCGGCTTAGGGAGAAGGAACGGCAGCTGCTGCCACAGGAGTGTCCAGTGGGTGCCCAGGCCACCTGTGGACAATTTGCCAGCGATGTCCAGTTTGTTCTGAGGAGGACAGGGCCCAGCCTGGCTGAGAGGCCCTCCTCAGACAGCTGTCCACCCCCAGAGCGATGCCCAGTTCGTGCCAGCCTCCCCCCAAAGCCACGGACAACACCAGGTCGTGAACCCCACAAAGCACTAACCTTTGGCCCGGGGTGTCCCAGACTGGCCCCTCGTCCTTCGTCCCCTGAGCCTGCAGTCCCTGTAGCACCCACATCAGGCTGCTTCACAGACCTTCAGGGCCTGGAGCTCAGGGTGCAGAGGAATGCTGAAGAGCTGGGCCATGAAGCCTTCTGGGAGCAGGAGCTGCGGAGGGAACAAGCCCGGGAACGAGAGGGCCAGGCTCGCCTTCAGGCACTGAGTGCAGCCACTGCTGAGCATGCTGCCCAGCTACAGGCTCTGGATGCTCAGGCCCGTGCCCTGGAGGTTGAGCTGCGGTTGGCTGCAGAGGCCCCTGGGCCCCCATTGGCCACAGCATCTGCAACTGAACGCCTGCGCCAGGACCTGGCCATTCAGGAACGGCAGAGTGTGGAGGTGCAGGGCAGCCTGGCCCTGGTGAGCCGCGCTTTGGAGGCTGCGGAGCATGCTCTGCAG AATCTTCTGTGTCCAGCCAGAGAGGAGCACCTCCAGGGAGCAACCCAGGGCCCTGTCCTAGTGCCCAGCCTGAGTCCTGAGG TTGTCCCCATGAGACAGAGTTCCTGGAGGAAACAGCCCCTGTCCCAGAGTGGTGCCTGCTGA